One window from the genome of Mucilaginibacter ginsenosidivorans encodes:
- a CDS encoding GNAT family N-acetyltransferase → MINNQIQLRIAKREDCPRLMELVNELALFERAPDEVTVTLDEFEKAGFGPNPVWKAYVAEWEGFVVGFAIYYVRYSTWKGCRLYLEDLIVTESWRGKGVGKLLFDKMIEEASELGFNGMTWQVLDWNEPAIKFYNKYEATIEDGWLNGSLSKEQIKNYKL, encoded by the coding sequence ATGATCAATAACCAGATACAATTAAGAATTGCAAAAAGGGAAGATTGCCCACGACTGATGGAGTTGGTAAATGAACTGGCTCTGTTTGAACGCGCCCCTGATGAAGTTACCGTAACGCTTGACGAGTTTGAAAAAGCCGGTTTTGGCCCGAACCCGGTTTGGAAAGCCTATGTTGCCGAGTGGGAAGGTTTTGTCGTCGGTTTCGCTATTTACTACGTGCGTTACTCTACCTGGAAAGGTTGCCGTCTTTACCTTGAGGATCTCATAGTTACTGAAAGCTGGCGCGGAAAAGGAGTCGGTAAATTATTATTTGATAAGATGATTGAAGAGGCAAGCGAACTGGGATTTAACGGCATGACCTGGCAGGTGCTTGATTGGAACGAGCCTGCAATTAAGTTCTACAATAAATACGAAGCTACTATCGAGGACGGGTGGCTGAATGGCTCGCTCTCAAAAGAGCAAATAAAAAATTATAAATTATGA
- a CDS encoding DUF3298 and DUF4163 domain-containing protein has protein sequence MYTYKVVKQRASDCGDKPDTSCTVAKVTYPFFPDQKVLNDTVVKRLLIAYYTGDKPDSSLQQQTQKFIQFYNYDTTRNADHPNVFYTLESSATVVRQDSSLITLQIDRYTYDGGAHGSDYTGFINWDTGANKKIELGDILSPGNEENLRAIAEKNFRKQEKLSDTGSFTNYSFKGRKFALNNNFLVTPIGISFLYNEYEIKPYSEGQTTLLIPYMQIKSLLRTNTVISQYIR, from the coding sequence GTGTATACTTATAAAGTTGTTAAGCAACGGGCCTCTGACTGTGGTGATAAGCCCGATACTTCCTGTACGGTTGCCAAAGTGACCTACCCTTTTTTCCCCGACCAGAAAGTCCTGAACGACACGGTTGTTAAGAGGTTGCTTATTGCGTATTACACAGGTGATAAGCCCGATAGCAGTTTGCAGCAACAAACTCAGAAGTTTATCCAGTTTTACAATTACGATACGACGCGTAATGCCGATCATCCGAATGTATTTTACACCCTGGAATCAAGTGCAACCGTTGTCAGGCAGGACTCCAGCCTTATCACTTTGCAGATAGACCGGTATACTTACGATGGCGGTGCACACGGAAGCGACTATACCGGCTTTATTAACTGGGATACCGGCGCCAATAAAAAAATTGAACTCGGCGATATCTTGTCGCCCGGGAATGAGGAAAATTTGAGAGCTATCGCCGAAAAAAATTTCCGGAAGCAGGAGAAATTAAGCGATACCGGTTCGTTTACAAATTATTCTTTTAAGGGCCGCAAATTCGCCCTAAACAATAACTTTTTGGTGACCCCTATCGGGATCAGTTTCCTGTACAATGAATATGAGATAAAACCATATTCAGAGGGTCAAACGACCCTTTTGATACCATATATGCAAATCAAATCCTTGTTGCGGACAAATACTGTAATAAGCCAATATATCAGATAA
- a CDS encoding glycoside hydrolase → MKFTIPYTSRLAVIILVLTISTQLRAQKPVTITIDLKNKAQTIQSFGASGCWYSESIGLYWPDSTKKRMAELLFSKAIDKQGNPKGIGLSAWRFNIGAGTAEQGDSSGIKDVNRRTECFLNADGTYNWNKEQGYLWFVKQARAYGVENLIAFVNSPPVYYTQNHLGYKTTKDGNANLPADKYSAYADFLAVVLTHFNNENIYFSFISPVNEPQWQWYNKFGEASQEGSPYTNEEIFKVVKTLDQALTARQLSNRILIPEAGMLNYLYSTPKNSMNGSQIQNFWSADSALYLGNLPHLGKFIAGHGYFTDDTTQKAINIRQQVADTAKKYKVEYWQSEYSMLGDGFKEGGRGNRSGFDCAMFLAKLIYYDLTYGNASSWQFWNSWEPGAADINPRYYLLALHPSTDFKSGSFEITKNLWALGHFSRFIRPGMARLNLEETSKDLLTSAFYGDKKLIVVIINNGGLVKKLHLDIPGGKFKTCQSYVTTAMADDNMKAERKGRPDDILNIRPRSIYTLVMDEN, encoded by the coding sequence ATGAAGTTCACTATCCCATACACATCCCGTCTTGCTGTTATCATATTGGTTCTCACAATTTCAACTCAACTGCGGGCGCAAAAACCTGTTACAATAACCATCGACCTTAAAAATAAAGCACAGACCATTCAAAGTTTTGGCGCTTCGGGATGTTGGTATTCTGAGTCCATAGGGCTTTATTGGCCAGATAGCACAAAAAAACGTATGGCTGAGCTACTTTTCAGTAAAGCAATAGACAAGCAAGGTAATCCAAAAGGAATTGGCCTTTCGGCCTGGCGCTTTAATATAGGTGCCGGTACTGCAGAACAGGGCGACAGCAGCGGCATTAAAGATGTTAACAGAAGAACTGAATGCTTTTTAAATGCCGACGGTACTTACAACTGGAATAAAGAGCAAGGATACCTTTGGTTTGTTAAACAGGCCCGTGCCTACGGGGTTGAAAATTTAATAGCTTTTGTAAACAGTCCACCCGTTTATTACACTCAAAACCATTTAGGTTATAAAACCACGAAAGACGGAAATGCTAATCTGCCAGCAGATAAATATAGTGCCTATGCGGACTTCCTGGCCGTGGTGTTGACACATTTTAATAACGAAAATATTTACTTCAGCTTTATAAGCCCCGTAAATGAGCCGCAATGGCAATGGTATAATAAATTTGGTGAAGCGAGCCAGGAGGGTAGTCCGTATACCAATGAAGAAATTTTCAAAGTGGTTAAAACACTTGATCAGGCTTTGACGGCCCGCCAACTGTCAAACCGTATATTGATACCTGAAGCAGGTATGCTTAACTATTTATACAGTACACCCAAAAACAGTATGAACGGCAGCCAAATACAAAATTTCTGGTCTGCAGACAGCGCCTTATACCTGGGGAATTTGCCGCACCTGGGTAAATTTATAGCCGGGCATGGCTATTTTACTGATGATACGACGCAAAAAGCGATCAATATAAGGCAACAAGTGGCCGATACCGCAAAAAAATATAAAGTAGAATATTGGCAATCGGAATATTCTATGCTGGGTGATGGCTTTAAGGAAGGGGGGCGGGGTAACCGGAGTGGCTTTGATTGTGCTATGTTCTTAGCCAAACTTATATATTATGACCTTACGTACGGCAACGCATCAAGCTGGCAGTTCTGGAATTCATGGGAGCCGGGCGCAGCTGATATCAATCCGCGCTATTATTTGCTCGCTCTCCATCCCTCGACCGATTTTAAATCAGGCAGTTTTGAAATCACCAAAAACCTTTGGGCACTGGGGCATTTTAGCAGGTTTATCCGGCCAGGAATGGCGAGGCTTAATTTGGAGGAAACAAGTAAGGATTTACTTACCAGCGCTTTTTACGGCGATAAGAAATTGATAGTAGTTATCATTAATAACGGCGGCCTGGTGAAAAAGTTGCACCTGGATATACCGGGTGGAAAGTTTAAAACCTGTCAATCCTATGTAACTACGGCAATGGCTGATGACAATATGAAAGCGGAACGGAAAGGGAGACCTGATGACATTTTAAATATAAGGCCACGGTCCATTTACACTTTGGTAATGGATGAAAATTAA
- a CDS encoding DUF4296 domain-containing protein, which produces MQKYNILFFSLLLFCGACGGDRVPDNIIQPDRMTRLLTEIHITDGSMYNVMQVPDSLFKYGTAKYLMVFKSFHTDSNQFKKSLQYYSQNPELLVKMYEQVSDVLKKKSDSLNKVNQQQIAADAKRKADSIKKLPKQPATQTKPIDTPKIKPRTQPAPIKRFVPFKRKPNADPIK; this is translated from the coding sequence ATGCAAAAATATAATATCCTGTTTTTTTCACTATTGCTTTTCTGCGGGGCTTGCGGCGGCGACCGCGTACCTGACAACATAATTCAGCCTGACAGGATGACCAGGCTGTTAACCGAGATACATATTACCGATGGCAGTATGTATAATGTAATGCAGGTGCCCGATAGTTTGTTCAAATATGGCACCGCCAAATACCTGATGGTGTTCAAAAGTTTCCATACAGATTCTAATCAATTCAAAAAAAGCCTTCAGTATTATTCCCAAAACCCTGAACTGCTTGTGAAAATGTATGAGCAGGTATCGGATGTGTTGAAAAAGAAGTCAGACTCACTCAATAAAGTTAACCAACAGCAGATAGCCGCGGACGCAAAAAGAAAGGCGGACTCCATCAAAAAATTACCTAAACAGCCGGCGACACAAACAAAGCCAATTGATACGCCCAAAATCAAACCACGTACTCAACCCGCCCCGATCAAACGATTTGTACCTTTTAAGCGTAAACCGAATGCTGATCCCATCAAATAG
- a CDS encoding aspartate kinase, translating to MLVFKFGGASVRDAAGVINLSEIVRKYTGQQLLIVVSAMGKTTNALERLTKAYMNGTDELPDIFSEIKDYHFNIAKQLFDPSHSIFNEVANTFVEIDWMIEDEPHDDYDFVYDQIVSIGELVSTRIVAAYLNHADIKSQWVDARGYIHTDNNYREGNVDWEKTMVSIKNDIPKLLEKGIVVTQGFLGGTSENFTTTLGREGSDYTASIFASCLQAESVTTWKDVPGILNADPKFFSDTVKFDELSYTEAIEMTYYGASVIHPKTIKPLQNAKIPLLVRSFNHPDEPGTIIKETANTAFEKPVIILKQNQVLLSISAKDYSFISETHLSEIFSFFAKNQVKVNIMQTSALSFSVCFDLKHERFEKLLVALAPNFKVKYNEEISLITIRHYKLGALRDLVGGKTVLLEQISRNTAQMVIK from the coding sequence ATGCTTGTATTCAAATTCGGAGGTGCATCGGTAAGGGATGCAGCCGGGGTGATAAACCTTTCGGAGATTGTCAGAAAATACACCGGTCAGCAATTGCTCATTGTCGTTTCTGCAATGGGCAAAACAACCAATGCGCTCGAACGGCTCACTAAAGCTTATATGAACGGAACTGACGAATTACCCGATATTTTTTCGGAGATCAAAGATTATCACTTCAATATAGCAAAACAGCTTTTCGACCCGTCCCACTCAATATTTAATGAAGTTGCAAATACGTTTGTCGAGATAGACTGGATGATAGAGGACGAACCGCACGACGACTATGATTTTGTTTATGATCAGATTGTATCGATCGGAGAATTGGTATCGACCCGTATTGTTGCAGCATATCTTAATCATGCGGACATAAAATCACAATGGGTTGACGCACGCGGATATATTCATACTGATAATAACTACCGGGAAGGAAATGTGGACTGGGAGAAGACCATGGTCTCAATTAAAAATGACATTCCAAAATTATTGGAAAAAGGCATTGTCGTGACCCAAGGGTTTTTAGGCGGAACATCGGAGAATTTCACAACAACGCTGGGGCGCGAAGGTTCGGATTATACAGCGTCTATCTTTGCTTCATGTCTCCAGGCAGAGTCGGTTACTACATGGAAGGACGTACCCGGTATACTGAATGCCGATCCAAAATTTTTTAGTGATACCGTCAAATTTGATGAGTTATCGTATACCGAGGCCATCGAAATGACTTATTATGGGGCTAGTGTAATTCACCCAAAAACCATCAAACCTCTACAGAACGCCAAAATACCGTTACTCGTAAGATCATTCAATCATCCCGACGAGCCAGGCACTATTATCAAAGAAACGGCGAACACTGCTTTTGAAAAGCCGGTGATCATCCTTAAACAAAACCAGGTATTACTGTCAATTTCAGCAAAAGATTATTCATTTATCTCCGAAACCCATTTAAGTGAAATATTTAGCTTTTTTGCCAAAAACCAGGTTAAAGTAAATATCATGCAAACATCAGCGTTGAGTTTCAGTGTATGTTTCGACCTGAAACATGAGCGGTTTGAAAAGCTGCTGGTTGCCCTTGCCCCGAATTTTAAAGTGAAATATAACGAAGAAATTTCGCTGATAACCATCCGTCACTATAAACTTGGGGCGTTGCGCGACCTGGTAGGCGGTAAAACCGTTTTGCTTGAACAGATCAGTCGGAATACGGCACAAATGGTTATAAAATAA
- a CDS encoding YggS family pyridoxal phosphate-dependent enzyme, giving the protein MSIADNIRSLKNETSVIHVTLIAVSKTKSNEEIMEAYDAGQRLFGENMVQELVEKYETLPKDIQWHLIGHLQTNKVKYIAPFITMIQSVDSIKLLQEIDKHAQKNNRVIDCLLQVYIADEETKYGLGFDEVIEMLRSEEFVNIKHVRVRGMMGIATNTESEKQIKEEFYELKTFFEGIKQSYFRKENSFDTLSMGMSSDYKIAIEQGSNMVRLGSTVFGQRVIKHWKNN; this is encoded by the coding sequence ATGAGCATAGCAGATAATATCAGAAGCTTAAAAAACGAAACCTCGGTCATTCATGTAACGCTCATAGCCGTATCCAAAACCAAATCGAACGAGGAAATAATGGAGGCCTATGATGCAGGACAACGTTTATTTGGTGAAAATATGGTGCAGGAACTGGTAGAAAAGTATGAAACGCTACCGAAAGATATCCAATGGCACCTTATCGGGCACCTGCAAACCAACAAGGTAAAATACATTGCGCCGTTTATTACAATGATACAATCCGTCGATAGCATCAAGCTGCTGCAGGAAATTGATAAGCATGCACAAAAAAACAACCGGGTTATTGATTGCCTGCTGCAAGTGTACATAGCCGATGAGGAAACAAAATATGGCCTGGGTTTCGACGAAGTGATAGAGATGCTCCGTTCCGAAGAATTCGTTAATATCAAACATGTGAGGGTACGGGGAATGATGGGAATTGCGACGAACACAGAAAGTGAAAAGCAAATAAAAGAGGAATTCTACGAGTTAAAAACGTTTTTTGAAGGTATCAAACAAAGCTATTTCCGCAAGGAAAACAGTTTTGATACCTTGTCAATGGGCATGTCGTCCGATTACAAGATCGCTATCGAACAAGGCAGCAATATGGTGCGCTTGGGGAGTACGGTGTTCGGGCAGCGGGTGATCAAACACTGGAAAAACAATTAA
- a CDS encoding VOC family protein, protein MNGTRSWTAPKGFTAWAPFKETTKYFQPSEKQFMINYGVEGLDQLLTQMRAAGVMPTNSVEKTSYGNFVDLMDPEGNKIELWEPNYVEYTKMGTLTTK, encoded by the coding sequence TTGAATGGCACCAGGTCATGGACAGCACCAAAGGGGTTTACCGCATGGGCGCCGTTTAAGGAAACCACCAAATACTTTCAGCCTTCTGAAAAGCAATTCATGATCAATTACGGCGTGGAAGGCTTGGACCAGCTTTTGACCCAAATGAGAGCGGCTGGCGTTATGCCGACTAATAGCGTCGAAAAGACCAGCTATGGTAATTTTGTAGACCTGATGGACCCAGAGGGCAATAAGATCGAACTGTGGGAGCCTAATTATGTGGAATATACCAAAATGGGCACCCTCACCACCAAATAA
- a CDS encoding fatty acid desaturase, translated as MAFLDHVLQAPAYGWKDVQGDLIKPSIRQILREFFSRLNVFSNRKNWLPFFSWFKVLCLVPFFILFLFKYMDPWMLLVGFMYSMVILGTHGTIWHHRYCTHGAYHFRNPFWRFFTQNLTISIIPEEIYAISHHVHHSKSDQPGDPYNAEAGFWYCFLADVNHQPIAKNLSEDDYCRVKALMKHTGVKANTYAQYQKWGSYVNPYRAVMSWILNWSFWYLAFYLVGGHALACTIFGSAGFWAIGVRTFNYEGHGKGKDKKREGVDHNQKDNSINQLWPGFVAGEWHNNHHLYPKSARSGFRPYQVDTAWYYIKFMSMIGAVKSYKDSKKDYYRQYHQPYLESKMKACAGSELTANRTDINKQINVS; from the coding sequence ATGGCATTTTTAGATCATGTATTGCAAGCCCCGGCCTACGGATGGAAAGACGTACAGGGCGACTTGATCAAACCAAGTATCAGGCAAATATTGCGCGAGTTTTTTTCACGGCTGAATGTTTTTAGTAACCGTAAAAACTGGTTGCCTTTTTTTAGCTGGTTCAAGGTGCTTTGCCTGGTGCCGTTTTTTATTTTGTTCCTGTTCAAATACATGGACCCCTGGATGTTGCTGGTAGGATTCATGTATAGCATGGTCATATTAGGCACGCATGGCACCATATGGCACCATAGGTACTGTACGCATGGCGCGTACCATTTTCGTAACCCTTTCTGGCGTTTTTTTACACAAAACCTTACCATAAGCATCATCCCTGAGGAAATATATGCTATATCACATCACGTCCATCATTCCAAATCAGATCAACCGGGCGACCCATACAACGCCGAAGCTGGTTTTTGGTATTGTTTCCTTGCCGACGTCAATCATCAGCCTATTGCGAAAAACCTGAGTGAAGATGACTATTGCCGCGTAAAAGCGTTAATGAAACACACGGGAGTTAAAGCGAATACTTACGCGCAATATCAAAAATGGGGTTCGTATGTAAACCCATATCGCGCCGTAATGTCGTGGATACTCAACTGGTCGTTTTGGTATCTGGCTTTTTACCTCGTTGGCGGTCATGCTCTGGCCTGCACCATATTCGGTTCAGCAGGATTCTGGGCCATAGGCGTACGTACATTTAACTACGAGGGACATGGAAAAGGAAAAGACAAAAAACGCGAAGGGGTTGACCATAATCAGAAAGATAATTCCATCAACCAGCTTTGGCCAGGTTTTGTAGCCGGCGAATGGCATAATAATCATCACCTGTACCCCAAAAGCGCCCGCAGCGGCTTCAGGCCATACCAGGTTGATACTGCATGGTATTATATCAAGTTCATGAGCATGATAGGAGCTGTAAAATCATACAAGGATTCAAAAAAAGATTATTACAGGCAATATCACCAGCCTTACCTGGAAAGTAAAATGAAAGCATGTGCCGGGAGCGAACTAACCGCCAATCGCACAGACATTAATAAACAGATCAACGTGAGTTGA
- a CDS encoding DUF92 domain-containing protein produces the protein MAVSDYLIVAIFLVVAVLLSIRTGKLTAAGGLTGGTVGLLVFAGFGYIGLSILTVFFISGTLATSWKKQDKIRFKAQSDQSASRNAGQVLANGGVAAIMGLLAIFIPQQTYLLGLMMAGALASATADTLSSELGMVYGRSFFNIITLKKETKGLDGVISLEGLLIGIIGSALIAAIYSQGHLSHMTFIWIICAGTIGNLADSVLGAVFERKGGLNNDSVNFLNTLIAALSVLAFVSLAW, from the coding sequence ATGGCCGTTTCCGATTATTTAATTGTTGCAATTTTCCTGGTTGTAGCTGTTTTACTTAGTATCAGGACCGGCAAACTAACCGCAGCAGGAGGGTTAACCGGCGGAACCGTAGGCTTATTGGTATTCGCAGGTTTCGGATATATTGGTTTAAGCATACTCACGGTTTTTTTTATATCAGGCACCTTGGCTACAAGTTGGAAAAAGCAAGACAAAATACGATTCAAAGCTCAATCCGATCAGTCAGCCAGCCGGAACGCGGGGCAGGTATTGGCCAATGGGGGCGTGGCTGCAATAATGGGTCTGCTTGCGATATTCATCCCGCAGCAAACGTATTTACTCGGGCTAATGATGGCAGGCGCGCTTGCTTCGGCAACAGCAGATACTTTATCGTCCGAATTGGGAATGGTTTACGGTCGTAGCTTCTTTAATATTATCACGTTAAAAAAAGAAACAAAAGGGCTTGACGGCGTTATCAGTCTTGAAGGACTGTTGATTGGCATCATCGGGTCTGCTCTTATTGCTGCTATTTATTCGCAGGGCCATCTATCGCACATGACGTTCATTTGGATCATCTGCGCAGGAACAATCGGCAACCTGGCTGATTCTGTTCTGGGTGCTGTCTTCGAACGAAAGGGTGGCTTAAATAACGATTCGGTCAACTTCCTGAATACGTTGATCGCCGCACTATCTGTGCTGGCCTTTGTGAGCCTGGCCTGGTAA
- a CDS encoding endonuclease MutS2 encodes MLIPSNSVEKLGFTEIKELIKAHCLSVMGQQMVDKIQVMNNYDQVLKFLHQANEFKNILENDEALPIHHFFDIKSLANKAKIEGAFLSEEEFFQVQASLSTVFAVIDYFNEREGQYPNLEALFEHLPIEKSILKKIGVIIDQKGKIRPNASRELADITAGIAKAEHEARRKIDQIFKNASANGWTADGSLTVRDGRLCIPLLAENKRKLKGFIHDESASGQTVYIEPEEVFSLNNSIRDLEFERRREIVRILTGLTDELRPYVPLLLSYHGLLTKIDFVRAKALFAIDIEAEMPVLVNDAKITLQNARHPLLYLSFKAEKKTVVPLNISIDEDARIVVVSGPNAGGKSVCMKTVGLLQMMTQAGLLIPASEVSTIGVFKQMFVDIGDDQSIDSDLSTYSAHLSKMKNFVEMANGKTLVLIDEFGTGTDPQFGGPIAEAVLETLNQKHIRGVITTHYSNLKLFASNTPGIENASMLFDNVEMRPLYMLEVGKPGSSYAFEIAQKIGLPKQVLDLAKNKIGVNQKKVDTLLVDLEREKKEIYDTKLKLDRQQRQVDNLLSENEKLKSYLEENKKILIREAKQEANTIILNANKLVENTIAGIKNSNADKEKTRMLRENLNRELEKNTIKTEPTKAAKANEELKPGDWVKLTDSETTGQVMEIAKDNVIIAIGNLRTVARKNRVQKVSKKEVPKEIRRSFSAGTGDVANFSPEIDVRGKRGEEALYEIEKLLDRALMMGIGSLKILHGKGDGILRKLIRDYLKKYDAVSRIEDEHADRGGDGITYVYLK; translated from the coding sequence ATGCTGATCCCATCAAATAGTGTTGAAAAGCTTGGCTTTACTGAGATAAAGGAACTGATAAAAGCGCATTGCCTGAGTGTCATGGGCCAGCAAATGGTTGACAAGATACAGGTAATGAATAATTATGACCAGGTCCTGAAATTCTTACACCAAGCCAATGAGTTCAAAAATATATTAGAGAATGATGAGGCATTGCCCATCCATCATTTCTTCGATATTAAATCGCTGGCAAATAAAGCGAAGATAGAAGGTGCCTTTCTTAGTGAAGAAGAGTTTTTCCAGGTGCAGGCTTCATTGTCAACCGTATTTGCGGTTATTGACTATTTTAATGAACGCGAAGGACAGTATCCCAACCTTGAAGCCTTATTTGAGCATTTACCGATTGAAAAATCAATTCTCAAAAAAATAGGAGTGATTATCGATCAGAAAGGCAAGATCAGGCCAAACGCTTCGCGCGAACTGGCTGATATAACAGCGGGCATTGCCAAAGCCGAACACGAGGCAAGGCGGAAGATCGATCAGATATTTAAAAATGCCTCGGCTAACGGATGGACAGCCGACGGATCTTTAACTGTTCGCGACGGGAGACTATGTATACCGTTGCTCGCCGAAAATAAACGCAAACTAAAAGGCTTTATTCACGATGAATCGGCATCCGGGCAAACTGTGTATATCGAGCCGGAAGAAGTATTTTCATTGAATAATAGCATCCGCGACCTGGAATTTGAGCGGCGTCGCGAAATAGTAAGGATATTGACCGGTTTGACAGACGAATTGCGGCCTTATGTTCCGCTTTTGTTATCGTATCATGGTTTGCTGACCAAAATAGATTTTGTTCGTGCGAAGGCATTATTTGCGATTGATATAGAAGCTGAAATGCCGGTGCTGGTGAATGATGCTAAAATAACCCTCCAAAACGCGCGACACCCTTTATTGTACCTGAGCTTTAAAGCAGAAAAGAAAACGGTTGTACCCCTGAATATTTCGATTGACGAAGACGCCAGGATTGTAGTAGTTTCAGGGCCGAACGCAGGGGGCAAATCTGTTTGTATGAAAACGGTTGGGTTACTGCAAATGATGACACAGGCCGGGTTACTGATACCAGCTTCAGAGGTAAGTACCATAGGAGTCTTCAAACAAATGTTTGTTGATATCGGAGACGATCAATCCATTGATAGTGATTTGAGTACCTACAGTGCGCATCTTTCCAAAATGAAGAATTTTGTAGAGATGGCTAACGGCAAAACGCTGGTGCTGATAGATGAGTTCGGCACAGGTACCGACCCGCAATTTGGTGGCCCGATAGCGGAAGCTGTTTTGGAGACACTTAACCAAAAGCACATTCGCGGGGTTATCACTACGCACTATTCAAACCTGAAACTGTTCGCCAGTAACACACCAGGGATAGAGAATGCCTCGATGCTGTTCGACAATGTAGAAATGCGGCCGCTTTACATGCTTGAAGTGGGTAAACCCGGGAGCTCTTATGCGTTTGAAATTGCGCAAAAGATCGGGTTGCCGAAGCAAGTGCTCGACCTTGCCAAAAATAAGATAGGCGTTAATCAAAAGAAAGTCGATACCTTATTAGTCGACCTTGAAAGAGAGAAGAAGGAAATATACGACACCAAATTGAAACTGGACAGGCAGCAAAGGCAGGTGGATAACCTGTTGAGCGAGAACGAGAAATTAAAAAGCTATCTTGAAGAAAATAAAAAAATCCTTATTCGCGAAGCCAAACAGGAGGCTAACACCATTATACTAAATGCCAATAAGTTAGTTGAAAATACCATAGCGGGTATAAAAAATAGCAACGCCGATAAAGAAAAGACACGCATGTTGCGGGAAAACCTGAACCGGGAACTGGAAAAGAATACGATAAAAACCGAACCGACCAAGGCTGCAAAAGCAAATGAAGAATTGAAACCCGGCGATTGGGTGAAACTGACCGATTCGGAAACTACCGGCCAGGTGATGGAAATAGCAAAGGATAACGTGATCATTGCCATCGGCAACCTGCGTACCGTAGCCAGGAAGAACCGGGTACAAAAGGTATCAAAAAAAGAAGTTCCGAAAGAAATCAGGAGGAGCTTTAGTGCCGGTACCGGGGATGTGGCAAATTTTAGTCCGGAGATTGATGTACGCGGGAAGCGGGGAGAAGAGGCGTTGTATGAAATTGAAAAGCTGTTGGACCGGGCACTGATGATGGGCATTGGGAGCCTGAAAATATTACATGGAAAAGGTGACGGTATTTTGCGTAAATTAATTCGCGATTATTTAAAAAAATACGATGCCGTGAGCCGCATAGAAGATGAACACGCAGACAGGGGCGGAGACGGCATTACTTACGTATATTTGAAATAA
- a CDS encoding ferredoxin reductase domain-containing protein: MEKHIVKVLATRSITHNVKQFDIEKPKGYKFFPGQATDVSLNKKGLKDDLHPFTFTSLNEWDNLQFTVKIYTDHDGMTNKLQHINGGDELIIHDVWGAINFRGPGLFIAGGAGVTPFIAILRQLYRDGHVNNCKLLFANKSVNDIILNDEFRMMLGENFINILDKTDNPKFLQGHIDKQLIQKYATDDMKYFYVCGPDKFTEDMVKCLEELGKSKECIIIEE, translated from the coding sequence ATGGAAAAACATATTGTAAAGGTATTGGCAACACGCTCCATTACACATAACGTAAAGCAATTTGATATCGAGAAGCCAAAAGGATACAAATTCTTTCCCGGGCAGGCCACTGATGTATCCCTGAATAAAAAGGGTTTAAAAGATGACCTTCACCCGTTTACATTCACATCACTTAATGAATGGGACAATTTGCAGTTTACGGTCAAAATATATACGGATCATGACGGAATGACCAATAAGTTACAGCATATAAACGGCGGCGATGAATTGATCATTCATGATGTTTGGGGCGCGATCAATTTTAGAGGCCCTGGTTTATTTATAGCAGGTGGGGCAGGAGTAACGCCTTTCATCGCTATACTGCGACAATTGTATAGGGATGGGCATGTAAATAACTGCAAGTTGCTTTTTGCTAACAAGTCGGTAAACGACATTATTTTGAATGATGAGTTTCGAATGATGCTTGGTGAAAACTTTATCAATATCCTGGATAAAACAGACAACCCTAAATTCCTCCAGGGCCATATTGATAAGCAACTTATCCAAAAGTACGCCACAGATGACATGAAATATTTTTATGTGTGCGGTCCTGATAAGTTTACAGAAGATATGGTAAAATGCCTGGAGGAGTTGGGCAAAAGCAAAGAGTGCATTATAATAGAAGAATAA